From the Salinimicrobium tongyeongense genome, one window contains:
- a CDS encoding transposase, producing MKSIIRLLKKYRRYSVEFKIQIVAEFESGDFSVPQLEKLHGVSNKSIYDWIYKYSTFNEKRFRVVEMKDSSSKKMQELEARNKELEAALGCKQIQLDHL from the coding sequence ATGAAGTCAATCATTCGTTTACTAAAGAAGTACAGACGTTATTCTGTTGAATTCAAGATACAGATTGTAGCAGAGTTTGAAAGTGGAGACTTTAGCGTTCCTCAACTAGAGAAGCTTCATGGGGTCAGTAATAAGTCAATTTACGACTGGATTTATAAATATTCTACCTTTAACGAGAAAAGATTTAGAGTCGTAGAAATGAAAGACAGTAGCAGTAAAAAAATGCAAGAGCTGGAGGCCAGGAACAAAGAACTTGAAGCAGCTTTAGGATGTAAACAGATACAGCTAGATCATCTTTAA
- a CDS encoding glycosyltransferase family 4 protein, whose translation MFKIIRVSTIPLSLNVLLKGQLSYLSNNYRIIAISGKGKDLDEVAQREQVPTVAIEMQRNINIVKDLKSLWQLYRYFKKENPHIVHSITPKAGLLSMAAGYFAGVPVRIHTFTGLVFPSKKGAFKKLLIFMDRSLCAFATHVYPEGEGVKQDLIRYKITFKPLKVLANGNVNGINTSHFNPDAITPREKELLSEKLGITSKDFVFVFVGRLVGDKGINELVTAFKNLLNSNLQKLGEEQFTPKLLLVGPFESEFDPLEPKTLQEIQDNPNILSVGFQADVRPYFAISNVLVFPSYREGFPNVVMQAGAMGLPAIVTNINGCNEIIINEINGLIIPPKNIAKLEEAMRRVLFDEDLRNELRSEARLKIINRYKQEMVWEAIRQEYQKLIKTIE comes from the coding sequence ATGTTTAAAATAATCCGTGTTAGCACTATACCGTTATCCTTAAATGTTTTACTGAAAGGACAGCTCTCTTATCTTAGTAACAATTATAGAATAATCGCCATTTCCGGGAAGGGTAAAGACCTCGATGAGGTGGCTCAGAGAGAGCAGGTGCCTACAGTTGCTATTGAAATGCAGCGTAATATTAATATTGTAAAAGATTTAAAATCATTGTGGCAGCTCTACAGATATTTTAAAAAGGAAAACCCGCACATAGTACATTCAATCACACCAAAAGCCGGTTTATTAAGTATGGCTGCCGGATATTTTGCCGGGGTACCGGTTCGAATTCACACCTTTACCGGGCTGGTGTTCCCTTCCAAAAAGGGTGCCTTTAAAAAGCTGTTGATCTTTATGGATAGAAGTTTATGTGCTTTTGCAACTCACGTCTATCCTGAAGGGGAAGGAGTAAAACAGGATCTAATCCGCTATAAAATAACATTTAAACCTTTAAAGGTTTTGGCTAATGGTAATGTAAATGGTATAAATACTTCCCATTTTAATCCTGATGCAATAACCCCACGGGAAAAAGAGCTTTTAAGCGAGAAACTTGGTATTACCTCAAAAGATTTCGTTTTTGTTTTTGTTGGCCGTCTTGTGGGGGATAAAGGAATAAATGAGCTGGTTACTGCCTTCAAAAATTTATTAAATTCTAATCTCCAGAAGCTAGGGGAGGAACAATTTACCCCAAAATTGCTTTTAGTGGGACCATTCGAATCTGAATTTGATCCCTTAGAACCAAAAACGTTACAAGAAATCCAAGATAATCCTAATATCTTAAGTGTGGGCTTCCAGGCAGATGTACGTCCTTATTTTGCAATAAGTAATGTCCTGGTCTTCCCTAGTTACCGGGAAGGTTTTCCAAATGTTGTGATGCAAGCAGGTGCGATGGGTCTTCCAGCTATTGTTACCAATATCAATGGTTGTAATGAGATAATTATAAACGAAATCAACGGACTAATTATTCCCCCTAAAAATATAGCTAAACTAGAGGAAGCAATGCGCCGGGTTTTATTTGACGAAGATCTCCGGAATGAGTTAAGATCAGAAGCAAGACTAAAAATTATTAATAGGTATAAACAGGAAATGGTTTGGGAGGCAATTCGACAGGAATATCAGAAATTAATAAAGACAATCGAATAA
- a CDS encoding glycosyltransferase family 2 protein, whose amino-acid sequence MKSRIISIIIPTYNRGDLLVRAVQSVIDLETEVWELIIVDDGSFDDTKIKLLPFLTDRRIRYFYQKNKGVSAARNKGVEIANGEYLIFLDSDDTLHKDLLSFLIKAEFYRYDIICWQVIKFIDGKKSIWRPVKLGKIYNGIIASFLAGSICYKKQVFLNVGGYDESMKFGENYELGMRVSNKKDLKVKIINKSLLFNYVNTTHRTSNSLENRIHSYFHMYEKHRKRYLKDRKSNFEINYLIAYVLEKSGKPVAALKFYKKSWLIAPWKTKPLLKFFYFSLFS is encoded by the coding sequence GTGAAATCTAGAATAATTTCTATTATAATACCTACCTATAATCGGGGCGATTTATTGGTCCGGGCTGTGCAGAGCGTAATTGACTTGGAAACTGAAGTGTGGGAGCTTATAATTGTGGATGATGGATCGTTTGATGATACAAAGATTAAATTATTACCTTTTTTAACGGACAGGAGAATCAGATATTTTTACCAGAAAAATAAAGGCGTTTCTGCTGCAAGAAATAAGGGAGTAGAAATAGCAAACGGAGAATACCTAATATTTTTAGATTCTGACGACACCCTACATAAAGATTTGTTGAGTTTTTTAATTAAAGCCGAATTTTATAGATATGATATTATTTGTTGGCAGGTAATAAAATTTATTGATGGAAAAAAATCTATCTGGAGACCTGTGAAACTAGGGAAAATTTATAATGGAATAATAGCTAGTTTTTTAGCGGGGAGCATTTGTTACAAAAAGCAGGTTTTTCTAAACGTCGGCGGTTATGATGAAAGCATGAAGTTCGGAGAAAATTATGAATTGGGCATGAGGGTAAGTAATAAGAAAGATTTAAAAGTTAAAATCATCAATAAAAGTCTGCTGTTTAATTATGTAAACACAACCCATAGAACCAGTAATTCACTAGAAAATAGAATACACTCGTATTTTCATATGTATGAAAAGCACAGGAAGAGATATCTAAAGGATAGAAAATCAAATTTTGAAATAAATTACCTTATAGCTTATGTATTGGAAAAATCAGGAAAGCCTGTCGCTGCTCTAAAGTTTTATAAAAAATCTTGGTTAATAGCTCCCTGGAAGACTAAGCCTTTATTAAAATTTTTTTATTTTAGTCTATTCTCATGA
- a CDS encoding glycosyltransferase translates to MRILQLINRPQNRGAEIFTCQLSEHLKVLGKEVQVVAVYKGKATLPYEGEIISLNASSTYRFLDLKGWKKLAKIIKSFQPDVVQANAGDTLKYAVFSKFFFGWEAPILFRNASEVGRYLSSTFQKRYNKFLYSNVDHVASVSGASEKDLIGHFPFLTGKTEVIPIGIEKKENLPVKLRPTSAKHIVHVGGFSFEKNHKGLLRIFALLKKKEHHVHLHLVGDGPLKEQIEVEVKKMGLESYVSFYGFVNNPLSFIKAADVLVLPSIIEGLPGVILEAMFCKTPVVAYNVGGISEVVNDKTGILIEKNKEEEFSEAVVKSLSQANNSQINEAYNMVVSQFMNKEIALKFVNSYRKIVPEKE, encoded by the coding sequence TTGAGAATACTCCAATTAATTAACAGACCACAGAACAGAGGAGCAGAAATTTTCACCTGTCAATTATCGGAACATCTTAAAGTCCTGGGGAAAGAGGTTCAGGTTGTTGCTGTATATAAAGGAAAAGCCACTCTGCCCTACGAAGGAGAAATTATTTCTCTAAATGCCTCCTCGACATATAGATTTCTGGATCTAAAAGGGTGGAAAAAATTAGCAAAAATAATTAAATCCTTCCAACCCGATGTTGTTCAGGCAAATGCAGGAGATACTTTGAAGTATGCTGTCTTTTCAAAATTTTTTTTTGGCTGGGAAGCGCCTATTTTATTTCGCAATGCAAGTGAAGTAGGACGTTATCTTTCCTCAACATTTCAAAAAAGGTATAATAAATTTTTATACAGCAATGTAGATCATGTAGCTTCGGTTTCAGGAGCATCAGAAAAAGATTTAATTGGCCATTTCCCTTTTTTAACAGGAAAAACAGAGGTAATACCAATTGGGATAGAGAAAAAGGAAAATTTACCTGTAAAATTAAGGCCTACTTCAGCAAAACATATCGTTCACGTGGGAGGTTTTAGTTTTGAAAAAAATCATAAAGGCCTTTTACGAATCTTTGCACTATTAAAGAAGAAGGAGCATCATGTCCATCTTCATCTTGTTGGCGATGGACCATTGAAAGAACAAATAGAAGTGGAAGTAAAAAAAATGGGTCTAGAATCCTATGTATCATTTTATGGTTTTGTGAATAATCCTCTTTCTTTTATTAAAGCTGCCGACGTATTGGTGTTACCCAGCATCATTGAAGGTCTTCCAGGAGTTATCTTAGAGGCCATGTTCTGCAAAACACCTGTTGTTGCTTATAACGTGGGAGGAATAAGTGAGGTTGTAAATGATAAAACAGGTATCCTTATAGAAAAAAATAAAGAAGAGGAATTTTCTGAAGCTGTTGTGAAATCTTTATCTCAGGCAAATAACTCTCAAATAAATGAAGCGTATAACATGGTGGTAAGCCAATTTATGAACAAAGAAATTGCGTTAAAGTTCGTTAATTCTTATAGAAAAATTGTGCCGGAAAAGGAATAG
- a CDS encoding polysaccharide deacetylase family protein produces the protein MKNGAFVISLDFELLWGVFDVVDYKKKVEYFENTRKFVPLVLKSFEQYGIHATWAVVGMLFNDSWEEWKSNYPAETPSYNNPSLSAYRFGESIISSKTKDLVFAPQLIQQIKETPGQEVGTHTYSHYYCREQGQRKEEFALDLHKALEVAKKLNIKLSSLVFPRNQFKVEYLKICMDMGIKNVRSNPVSWYWQDTQSISFSTRLFRSGDAYLPFGKKTYSISEIPLKSGLPVEQMASRFFRPVEGNWFLRKLKLERIKNEMTMAAKNQEIYHLWWHPHNFGDCPAESLIDLNLILDHFYDLQKKYDFQTANMEEIGEYITIEKSHRHARILGN, from the coding sequence ATGAAAAATGGAGCTTTTGTGATTTCCCTGGATTTTGAGCTTCTATGGGGAGTCTTTGATGTAGTTGATTATAAAAAAAAAGTGGAGTATTTTGAGAATACAAGAAAATTTGTGCCTCTTGTTCTAAAATCTTTTGAACAGTACGGTATACATGCTACCTGGGCTGTGGTTGGAATGTTGTTTAATGATAGTTGGGAGGAATGGAAAAGTAATTATCCGGCGGAGACTCCCTCTTATAATAACCCGTCCCTTTCTGCCTATAGATTTGGTGAATCAATAATTAGTTCTAAAACTAAAGATTTGGTTTTTGCACCCCAACTTATTCAGCAGATAAAAGAAACCCCAGGGCAGGAAGTGGGAACTCATACATATTCCCATTATTATTGTAGGGAGCAGGGACAAAGAAAAGAGGAATTTGCCCTGGATCTTCATAAAGCTCTTGAAGTAGCTAAGAAGTTAAATATTAAACTGAGTTCTTTAGTCTTCCCAAGAAATCAATTTAAGGTAGAATACTTAAAAATTTGTATGGATATGGGTATTAAAAATGTGAGATCTAATCCTGTTTCATGGTATTGGCAGGATACACAATCAATATCATTTTCCACAAGACTTTTTCGCTCTGGAGATGCTTATTTACCGTTTGGGAAAAAAACTTATTCGATTTCAGAAATCCCTTTAAAGAGTGGATTACCTGTGGAACAAATGGCCAGCAGATTTTTCCGTCCGGTGGAAGGTAATTGGTTTTTGAGAAAGCTGAAACTTGAGCGAATTAAAAATGAAATGACCATGGCTGCTAAAAATCAGGAAATTTACCATTTATGGTGGCATCCTCATAACTTTGGAGATTGTCCTGCAGAAAGTTTAATAGATTTAAATTTAATTTTGGACCATTTCTATGATTTACAAAAAAAATATGATTTTCAAACTGCAAATATGGAGGAAATAGGTGAGTATATTACAATTGAGAAGAGTCATAGACATGCTAGAATACTTGGAAATTAA
- a CDS encoding glycosyltransferase family 4 protein — MIDTLEGYGAERSLVEIACNLQEITPVFVHLYKGNALRTVLERNGIKVYSLNISSKYAYREAVKLLNPIIQKEKPDIIHSTLFRADMIARKLKRIHPEILLVGSFVSNSYGRNRYSQLPTVAGLKLFFTQIQDRLTSGNVDYFISNSHTIKQTNSRALGIPPDKIKVIYRGRDIARSEKKKKGNLESLKVQLNLINKKVFLNVGRLQKGKGQADLLRSFKKVSDKHDDARLIIAGEGPFREELENLIGELNLGLKVQLLGYREDIAELLAISNYFVFPSYYEGLPGALIEAIIAKKPLILSDIGENRECVPGENALFFKPGNIEGLTEKINEAIQTSTWEEKTEYSLQYAHKNFNITEISKHYESFYRKIVGTANAHH, encoded by the coding sequence GTGATTGACACCCTGGAGGGATATGGCGCCGAAAGAAGTCTGGTGGAAATAGCTTGTAATCTACAGGAGATAACTCCAGTATTTGTACATCTCTATAAAGGTAATGCTTTGCGAACTGTTTTGGAAAGAAATGGTATAAAGGTGTATTCACTGAATATTTCTTCGAAGTATGCATATAGGGAAGCAGTAAAGTTGTTGAACCCTATAATCCAAAAAGAAAAACCAGACATAATACATTCTACTTTATTTCGGGCAGATATGATTGCCAGGAAACTAAAAAGAATTCATCCTGAAATTTTACTTGTTGGAAGTTTTGTAAGTAATTCTTATGGAAGGAATCGATACAGCCAATTGCCCACTGTGGCAGGGTTAAAATTATTTTTTACCCAAATACAGGATAGGCTAACTTCAGGAAATGTAGATTATTTTATTTCAAATTCCCATACAATAAAACAAACTAATAGCCGTGCGTTAGGTATTCCCCCTGATAAAATTAAAGTTATTTACAGAGGAAGAGATATAGCAAGATCTGAAAAAAAGAAAAAGGGGAATTTAGAGAGTTTAAAAGTTCAACTGAATTTAATAAATAAGAAAGTTTTTTTAAATGTAGGAAGATTACAAAAAGGTAAAGGACAGGCTGATTTATTGAGAAGTTTTAAAAAGGTAAGTGATAAACATGATGATGCAAGACTAATTATTGCCGGGGAGGGACCTTTTCGTGAAGAACTTGAGAATTTAATTGGTGAACTGAACCTTGGCCTAAAAGTACAGTTGTTGGGATATCGGGAAGATATAGCTGAGCTTTTGGCTATTTCCAATTATTTTGTTTTTCCTTCCTATTATGAGGGGCTTCCAGGAGCCCTGATAGAGGCAATTATTGCAAAAAAACCTCTAATTCTTTCAGATATTGGAGAAAATAGAGAATGTGTGCCGGGGGAAAACGCCCTGTTTTTCAAACCTGGAAACATTGAAGGGTTAACTGAAAAAATTAATGAAGCTATACAAACATCTACCTGGGAGGAAAAAACAGAATATTCCCTACAGTACGCGCACAAAAATTTTAATATTACAGAAATAAGTAAACATTATGAATCCTTTTATCGGAAAATAGTGGGAACTGCTAATGCACACCATTAA
- a CDS encoding GNAT family N-acetyltransferase, which produces MRIREATEKDIPEIVMVLKASLGEKDLALSEEIWQYKHIKNPFGKSLVFIAEEDESIVGVRAFMRWQWNFKQKKFSCFRAVDTATLPEHQGKGIFKKLTLTALDLAKEEKASFVFNTPNEKSRPGYLKMGWEEVGKIEVTLYPAFNSFWKLFRNEREYSVEYRASFSQIEKLCREWNKKLSEKNLHTLKSADYLKWRYENNPLRNYEVLGTENFYLAGYIQFHRGVKELRIVESIFINPQGQIELRNCIKRWSFKFGAQLISFSPKLLGIPGPTVKGNFGPVLTVREILLTPTEMDISLSKDKWDYSLGDLELF; this is translated from the coding sequence ATGAGAATTAGAGAAGCTACAGAAAAAGATATTCCAGAAATAGTTATGGTGTTAAAAGCCAGCCTGGGAGAAAAAGATTTAGCTTTATCTGAGGAAATCTGGCAGTATAAACACATCAAAAATCCCTTTGGTAAATCTTTAGTCTTCATTGCTGAGGAAGATGAAAGTATTGTAGGAGTACGTGCCTTTATGAGATGGCAGTGGAACTTTAAACAAAAAAAGTTTTCCTGTTTCAGGGCAGTTGATACTGCTACCCTTCCAGAACACCAGGGAAAAGGGATATTTAAGAAACTTACTCTTACAGCCCTGGACCTTGCAAAAGAAGAAAAAGCTTCCTTTGTGTTTAATACCCCAAATGAAAAAAGTCGCCCCGGTTATTTGAAAATGGGATGGGAGGAGGTAGGAAAGATAGAGGTAACGCTTTACCCAGCTTTTAATTCATTTTGGAAGCTTTTCAGGAATGAACGGGAATATAGTGTTGAATACCGAGCTTCTTTTTCCCAAATTGAAAAGTTATGTAGAGAATGGAATAAGAAATTGAGCGAAAAGAATTTGCATACTCTAAAATCTGCAGATTATTTAAAGTGGAGATATGAAAACAACCCCTTAAGAAATTATGAAGTTTTGGGAACGGAGAATTTTTATCTGGCTGGTTACATTCAATTTCATCGGGGTGTTAAAGAACTTCGAATTGTAGAAAGCATTTTCATTAACCCACAAGGGCAAATAGAATTAAGGAATTGCATTAAACGCTGGAGTTTTAAATTCGGAGCCCAGTTAATTTCTTTCTCCCCAAAGTTATTAGGGATTCCAGGACCTACTGTCAAGGGAAATTTTGGTCCTGTTTTGACGGTAAGAGAAATTCTTCTTACTCCAACAGAAATGGATATTAGTTTATCCAAGGATAAATGGGATTATAGTCTGGGCGACTTGGAATTATTCTAA
- a CDS encoding glycosyltransferase family 2 protein encodes MNLKEFKDKYQKVQVEHFQHSSTDTPEVSVLVQTFNHGSYLEDCLKGILEQKTDFLIEIILGEDNSTDNTIEICRDYAKKFPEKIRLFLHHPSNKIKILGRTTGNFNAFYNLLNARGKYIAFCEGDDVWMDPYKIQKQVDLLKTGEDFAFTYHSFLEVREDLQLIPQENFVEQPRKNIKSIELKKLIYHPLLSTVCFKNFFKEQIPEEIIEVLNVDSCIISILGNYGCGYFQSEINSSLYRRHEGGIWSKKSKFSKYKSKILTYSKLKKFYSNRGDKMVSQYFEQKIKWVQKMHIAGALKSGSFYVAIRAYMKMLLKNY; translated from the coding sequence ATGAATTTGAAAGAATTTAAGGATAAGTATCAGAAAGTACAGGTAGAACATTTTCAGCATAGCTCCACGGATACTCCTGAAGTATCTGTCCTGGTTCAAACATTTAATCATGGTTCCTACCTGGAAGATTGCCTAAAAGGAATCTTGGAACAAAAAACAGATTTCCTAATAGAAATTATATTGGGAGAAGACAACTCCACAGATAATACTATAGAAATCTGTAGAGATTATGCAAAGAAATTTCCTGAAAAAATTAGGTTGTTTCTTCATCATCCCTCTAATAAAATAAAAATTCTTGGGAGAACTACGGGTAATTTCAATGCATTCTATAATCTTCTAAATGCAAGAGGAAAATATATTGCATTTTGTGAGGGCGATGATGTTTGGATGGATCCTTATAAAATTCAAAAACAGGTAGATTTACTGAAAACCGGGGAGGATTTTGCCTTCACATATCACAGTTTTCTGGAGGTCAGGGAGGACCTTCAACTTATTCCTCAGGAAAATTTTGTGGAGCAACCCAGAAAGAATATAAAGAGTATAGAGCTAAAAAAACTGATTTATCACCCTCTGTTATCAACCGTTTGCTTTAAAAACTTTTTTAAGGAACAAATACCTGAAGAAATAATAGAAGTTTTGAATGTGGATAGTTGCATAATTAGTATTTTAGGGAATTACGGATGTGGATATTTTCAGAGCGAAATAAACAGCTCTTTGTACAGGAGACATGAAGGAGGAATTTGGAGCAAGAAATCAAAGTTCTCTAAGTATAAATCAAAAATTCTTACCTATTCTAAATTAAAAAAATTTTATTCAAATAGGGGTGATAAAATGGTATCGCAATATTTTGAACAGAAGATTAAATGGGTTCAAAAAATGCATATTGCAGGGGCATTAAAAAGTGGTAGTTTTTATGTTGCAATTCGGGCCTATATGAAGATGCTCCTTAAAAATTACTAA
- a CDS encoding acetyltransferase, translating into MDKKELIIYGIGRFAEYVQYVFDQDSSYTVKAFCIENSLYDAENNQLPLPLISLDEFLEKYTPSQYTVFVAVGNNEVRTRIFSIFKEYGYSLANYISSKSRFWPNLELGENIFVDEGCVLQPFIKLEDNIILFTSQIGHHSHIGKNSLMSGAKTGGNVRIGENCYIGLNASIKQNLTIADNTIIGMGCIMEKDTNKNEVYTHKGTLKRKISSIQISSRFLT; encoded by the coding sequence ATGGATAAAAAAGAACTAATTATTTATGGAATTGGTCGGTTTGCGGAGTATGTTCAATATGTTTTTGATCAAGATAGCTCCTATACTGTTAAGGCATTTTGTATAGAGAACTCACTATATGATGCCGAAAATAATCAACTCCCTTTACCTCTCATTTCGCTAGACGAATTTCTGGAGAAATATACTCCCAGCCAGTACACAGTATTTGTAGCTGTCGGAAATAATGAAGTTCGAACTCGAATTTTTTCGATTTTTAAAGAATACGGTTATTCTCTGGCTAATTATATTTCAAGCAAAAGTAGATTCTGGCCTAATCTTGAACTGGGAGAAAACATTTTTGTAGACGAAGGTTGTGTATTACAGCCGTTCATCAAACTTGAGGACAACATAATCCTCTTCACTTCCCAAATTGGCCATCACAGCCATATTGGCAAAAACAGCTTGATGAGTGGTGCAAAAACAGGGGGAAATGTAAGAATTGGTGAGAATTGTTACATTGGTTTGAATGCATCAATAAAACAAAACCTGACTATTGCCGATAATACGATAATAGGGATGGGATGCATTATGGAAAAGGATACCAATAAAAATGAAGTATATACGCATAAAGGAACCTTAAAACGTAAAATCTCTTCTATACAGATATCCTCCCGATTCCTGACGTAA
- a CDS encoding glycosyltransferase, translated as MSKIKILHIIKSLGRGGAEVLLPETLKLHNLSKFEFHYIYFLPWKDQMVQPIKEAGGTVTCVQASNNLSLLGKSNEVIKYCKKNKIDLIHSHLPWSGFLGRIVYQRTKLPVIYTEHNIQERYHLATKILNKLSFNFQDLAIGVSEDSSQSIYKNINPKVKVRTVLNGVNTEYFQKDIDKGNRIRKEFSIPDDACVIGNIAVFREQKAIPDWLRAFKIIHQNHPEVYGLLVGAGPKEDEVKALIKEYNLEKRVILPGLQTDTVAYFSAFDIFMMSSAFEGLPIALLEAMSMQCAVVSTKAGGVVEVVENNKSGILCDVGSYSCLANKASELILDLNKREKFQLAARERVIDNFSLKRMVDELENIYIDITRK; from the coding sequence ATGTCTAAAATAAAGATCCTCCATATTATAAAGTCCTTGGGCAGGGGAGGGGCCGAAGTTTTGTTACCCGAAACTTTGAAACTACACAACCTTTCAAAATTTGAATTTCATTACATCTATTTTCTGCCCTGGAAAGATCAAATGGTTCAGCCTATAAAGGAAGCCGGAGGAACAGTTACCTGTGTACAGGCTTCTAATAATCTTAGCCTGCTCGGCAAATCAAATGAGGTTATAAAATATTGTAAAAAAAATAAAATAGACCTGATTCACTCCCATTTACCCTGGTCTGGTTTTCTTGGTAGAATTGTATACCAAAGGACAAAATTACCAGTAATATATACAGAACATAATATTCAGGAACGTTATCATTTAGCCACCAAAATTTTAAACAAACTAAGTTTTAATTTTCAGGACCTCGCTATAGGAGTATCTGAAGATTCTTCCCAATCCATCTATAAAAATATTAATCCTAAGGTAAAGGTAAGAACCGTGTTAAACGGGGTAAACACAGAGTATTTTCAAAAAGATATTGATAAAGGAAATAGAATTAGAAAAGAATTTTCTATTCCCGATGATGCCTGTGTTATTGGTAACATTGCTGTATTCCGGGAACAAAAAGCCATTCCCGATTGGCTGAGGGCATTTAAGATTATTCATCAAAATCATCCGGAGGTATATGGCCTTTTGGTAGGTGCAGGTCCCAAGGAAGATGAAGTGAAGGCTCTGATTAAAGAATATAATTTAGAAAAAAGAGTGATTCTCCCGGGTCTACAAACCGATACTGTGGCTTACTTTTCTGCTTTTGATATTTTTATGATGAGTTCTGCTTTTGAAGGTCTTCCTATTGCTCTTTTAGAAGCTATGAGCATGCAATGTGCTGTTGTCTCTACAAAAGCCGGAGGCGTTGTAGAGGTGGTGGAAAACAATAAAAGCGGGATTTTATGTGATGTAGGGAGTTATTCCTGTCTGGCTAATAAGGCTTCAGAATTAATACTTGACCTTAACAAAAGAGAAAAATTTCAATTGGCCGCGAGGGAACGGGTAATCGATAATTTTAGTTTAAAGAGGATGGTTGATGAATTAGAAAATATTTATATAGATATTACAAGAAAGTAA
- a CDS encoding DDE-type integrase/transposase/recombinase, which yields MDQLYECIGISKQAVHQYARRQVLFDRQLMEFMSDAVDIRRDHSVCGVEKMYYTQKPDFIGRGRTTVAGKIYYPNKIKGIEINAPSVVWQSEIIYYRVKVKFYFAVFIIEVYTKKIVGYRVIDQMRGTANLKALKMALKDHKAPKIHHSDRGSQYTYKSSTDLLEFNSTTISMVLSAQDNTYAERLNRTIKEEYIVRCKPQTFNQLKSQVKKGVNNYNTNTLLTNQRIHELTTITFFRNSIPSI from the coding sequence ATGGACCAACTCTATGAATGCATTGGAATCAGTAAACAAGCTGTACATCAATATGCACGGAGGCAAGTGCTGTTCGATCGTCAATTAATGGAGTTCATGTCTGATGCCGTTGATATTCGTAGAGACCATTCTGTTTGTGGGGTGGAGAAAATGTATTATACCCAAAAGCCTGATTTTATTGGAAGAGGGCGAACCACTGTTGCAGGAAAGATTTACTATCCAAATAAGATTAAAGGCATAGAAATCAATGCTCCTTCGGTGGTATGGCAAAGCGAAATCATTTATTATCGGGTAAAAGTTAAATTTTATTTTGCAGTCTTTATTATAGAGGTTTACACTAAGAAAATAGTGGGATATAGAGTCATTGATCAAATGAGAGGAACAGCAAACCTAAAGGCTCTGAAGATGGCTTTAAAAGACCATAAAGCTCCTAAGATCCACCACTCAGATCGAGGCAGTCAATACACTTATAAGTCTTCTACTGATCTTTTAGAATTTAATTCCACCACAATAAGTATGGTTTTAAGTGCACAGGACAATACATACGCCGAAAGACTCAACAGGACCATTAAAGAGGAATATATAGTCCGCTGTAAGCCTCAAACTTTTAATCAACTAAAGAGCCAGGTAAAAAAGGGCGTAAATAATTATAACACCAACACCTTATTAACCAATCAACGTATTCACGAGTTAACAACAATTACGTTTTTCCGTAATTCCATCCCCTCAATTTAA